One Hordeum vulgare subsp. vulgare chromosome 4H, MorexV3_pseudomolecules_assembly, whole genome shotgun sequence DNA window includes the following coding sequences:
- the LOC123446382 gene encoding probable serine/threonine-protein kinase fhkB encodes NNDNNDNNNNNNNNNNNNNNNNDNNNNNNNNNNSNNNNNNNNNNNTTTTNNNNNNSNKNNNNNNNNSNNNNSNINNNNNSNNNNNKNNTTNTNTNNNNNNNNNNNNNNNTNSNSNSSSSSSNNNNNNNNNNNNNNNNNNNNNNNNNNNNNNNNNNTQQQQQQQQQQQQQQQQQQQQQQQQQQQQQQQQQQQQQQ; translated from the exons aacaacgacaacaacgacaacaacaacaacaacaacaacaacaacaacaacaacaacaacaacaacga caacaacaataacaacaacaacaacaacaacagcaacaacaacaacaacaacaacaacaacaacaacaccaccaccaccaacaacaacaacaacaacagcaacaagaacaacaacaacaacaacaacaacagcaacaacaacaacagcaacatcaacaacaacaacaacagcaacaacaacaacaacaagaacaacaccaccaacaccaacaccaacaacaacaacaacaacaacaacaacaacaacaacaacaacaacaccaacagcaacagcaacagcagcagcagcagcagcaacaacaacaacaacaacaacaacaacaacaacaacaacaacaacaacaacaacaacaacaacaacaacaacaacaacaacaacaacaacaacaacaacaaca cacaacaacaacaacaacaacaacaacaacaacaacaacaacaacaacaacaacaacaacaacaacaacaacaacaacaacaacaacaacaacaacaacaacaacaacaacaacaa